In Lewinellaceae bacterium, the genomic stretch CAAGGACCGCTTGTTCAACTTTGAACAAGACCTCTGGGAATATTAATAAGTGATTTCAATAAGGAAAGATTTAAAAAGCTTGTCTCTTCGGAGGCAGGCTTTTTTGTTTTTATCCATGTCTGGAATGCCTGACAGGCACTAGGGTTTGAGCAAGACCTTCATGCATCCCGGTGTCCGCTGGGCAAAACGCTGATAGGCCGCAGCACCATCAGACAGCGCAAACACATCGGTAAATGGACTGATCAGCTCCCACCCGGCATCCAGCAATTGTAACAGATCCGGAATGTGTTGCCTCGCCGAACAGCGTCCGGAATGATACGTGATGTTTTTATCGTAAGCGTCAACCGGGCTAAAACTAAATTGCGGTTGTGTATGTACCCCCACACTGGAGATGATACCACCTGCCCGCACCAGATTAAATGCCAGCTGCTGGGCAGAAGCTCCACCTACGGCTTCAACGACACCGTCAATTCCTCCTCCCGGCTGGTTTATGAGCCATTCTTGCAGCTGCGCTCCCTCCGCCGGATTGATGACATCCGCTCCAAGCTGGGAAGCATAGTGGCGACGTCCCGGATCGGTCTCAAATACCGTAACCCGCTCGTAACGCATTCGCTTCAGGACCTGCCACGCCATCATGCCCACCGGGCCGAAACCGATGACGCCTACATGGTTTAATACCCCGGATCCCAGACGGACGGCACCCTGATAGCCGGTAGCCAGGATATCACCAAGCAACAAAGATGTTTCAGGACCAAGATCGCCGGGAACCGGGATCAGGGTGGATTCTGCCAGTGGAACCCGAACCAATTCGGCCTGTCCTCCCTGTAATCCATTCCCTGCTGCTACCCAACCAAATAACTGTCCTCGTGTACACCGGGCGGTCAGGCCAATGCGGCAATAATAACAGGTCCCGCAGCTCGTCGTGAATGGACTGATCACGCGCATACCTTCCCGCAGGGTGGTGACACCCTTGCCTCGGGCTACAATAATGCCGGTAAACTCATGTCCCATGGTCGTACCGGCATCAAGACCTTTTTCTCTGCCGAAATAGACATGCAGGTCTGAACCACAAATGGCCGTATCGGTTACCTGAACGATCACATCACCCGGATCCAGTATTTCCGGATCGGGGACGCTCTCAAAATGAATGTCTTCGGGCCGGTGAAGTGTAAGCGCCCGCATGGTTATTTCTTTTCGACCAGTTCGATCCAGGCTGCATCAATACTGCGGCTTAAACCACTGCCTTTCCATTCCGGAGCACCGGGAATTTCTGTTGCCTGGGCGATCTCATCTTTGGATTTGCCGGCAGCGATTTCTTTTTCCATGAAACTCAGCAAAGCGGAGAGATAACCTTGCATGGCTTGCAGCTCTTCCTTTTTTCCGGTTATATCGTAATCCTCGCCGGAGTGACCAAAAACGAAAAGAGTGTCGCGATCAAAAGTATCAAGGGCATTGTCCAGCACCGAAATCCAGTTTGAGATCGATGCTCCAGCGGATTTGTCAATGAATGGAAATCTGCGATTGAAGACCAGATCACCCATATGGACGATATTGGCATTCGTAAAGTGGATCATGGCATCGCCATTGGTGTGACCGGGACCGAAATAATACATCTGGATATTTTCATCTCCGAGACTGGTTTCCCAGTTGGTGGTGAAGGTTTCGGTAGGAAGCCATTGCTGATCCATTTTACCATTCTCTTCCGCCACTCGTTGTTGGTTGGCTTTGGAATTTTCATGCGCCACCAGTTTTGCAGCCAGATCTTTGAAGGTGATGTTGCCACTGGTGTGGTCACCGTGGTGGTGGGTATTGATCAGCAGATCGATCGGGCGATCCTGCATTTTTTTGATTTCAGCGATCACATGGGCGGCTGGTTCAGGGAATTGCGTATCCACAACTGCGATATGATCTTCAGTTACATACCACAGGATGGTTCCGCCGCTTTCGGTAAATACGCCAACGTTTTCTCTCAACGGACGCATCTGATATTCTGCAAATAGGGAACGCAACCAGGTTGCGCGACCCAGGGTAGGCACCATTGTTGCCAAAGCCCCCTGAACTAAAAATGATCTCCGTTTCATTTATTGTGATTATTGGAACATTAAGTTAATAACTTTTCACTCAGAAACCTTCCGGTATGTGAAGACTCAACCTCCAGGATGCCTTCCGGCGGACCCTGATAAACCAGGTAACCGCCATCAATACCACCGCCAGGTCCCAGGTCGATCAGCCAGTCTGCGGTTTTGATCACTTCAAGGTTGTGCTCTACGACCACGACCGTATGGCCATTTTCTACCAGAGCATTCAGGGCATACAACAATTTATTGATGTCATGAAAATGCAATCCGGTCGTAGGCTCATCAAAAATGAAAAGTATCGACTGGTTGGATTGATCTTTATTCAGATAGGAGGCCAGTTTGACCCGTTGCGCCTCGCCTCCGGATAAGGTGCTTGAGGATTGGCCCAGTTTAACATAGCCAAGTCCTACGTCAGCCAGGGGCTGGATTTTATTGACAATATCCTTTTGGGAAGCAAAGAATACCAATGCCTCCTCAATACTCAGCTCAAGAATATCAAAGATGTTTTTACCCTTGTATTCCACATCCAGTACCTCTTGCTTGAATCGTTGTCCTTTGCAATCCTCACAGGTAAGCCGGACATCAGCCAGAAATTGCATCTCCACGATGATCTCACCTTCCCCTTTGCAGGTATCGCAGCGGCCTCCATCGGTATTAAAAGAAAAATGTCCCGGTTTAAATCCGCGCATCTTTGATAACGGTTGCTTGGACATCAGATTACGGATGGAGTCGTAAGCTTTAACGTAGGTGATTGGATTGGATCTGGATGATTTGCCAATGGGATTTTGATTGATCAACTCCACCTGATGAATGACCTGCAGATCACCTTCTATGCTGCCATGACGGCCTGGATTGGAAGGGATAGGCTCACCGAACTGGCGAACCAGAGCTGGATGAAGGATATGCTTGATCAGTGTCGTTTTTCCCGAACCGGATACGCCACTGACTACGGTCAGGCTCTGTAGCGGAATCGTGACATCGATGTTTTTCAGATTGTGATGGCGGGCACCTTTAATGGTAATCTTATTGGCAGAATGGCGTCGGCGATTGGGCAGTGCGATCTGCATTTTACCGGTAAGGTATTGTGCCGTAAGGCTATTCGGAGCTTTGTTGAGAAACTCCCGGTAGGGTCCGGCGAATACCACCTCGCCTCCATGAATGCCTGCCTCCGGACCAATATCCAGGATGTAGTCGGCATTGCGGATAACTTCTTCTTCGTGCTCCACCACAACCACAGTGTTCCCCAGATCGCGCAGTGATTTTAATACCTCAACCAGTTTTTCGGTGTCTTTCGGATGAAGGCCAATGCTGGGTTCGTCGAGGATGTACAGCGAGTTGGTCAGATTGCTTCCCAGGGTTCGCGTGAGGTGGATCCTTTGTGTCTCACCGCCACTCAGGGTAGCGGCAAGGCGGTCCAGTGTGAGGTAGCCCAGGCCGATCTGATCCATGATCTTCAACCGGCTTTCTATTTCCAGAAGGATGCGGCGGGCTATTTTGATTTCACGGTCGAACCAGGTATGGGAAGTGAAAAATGCCACTAATTGATCAATGGGCATCATCACCAGGTCATGGATATTCTTGCCTGCCACCAGAATATACAGGGCTTCTTTGCGCAAACGCGCTCCTTTACAGGTATGACAGGTCGTCTTGCCGCGGTAGCGGGCCAACAATACCCGGTTTTGAATTTTATACAGGTTTTCCTCCAACTCGTGAAAGAAATCGTGAATGCCCTGGACCCGGGTATTCCCTTCCCACAGCAACTCCTTTTGTTTGGCAGTCAGATCCTGGTAGGGACGATGGATCGGAAAGTCATCATCTACATGATCGATGAACCGGTCCAGCCAGCGGGAGGACTTTTCTCCGGACCAGCAAGCTACCGCTCCTTCGTAAACGGATTTTGACGGATCAGGAATGACTTTTTCTTCGTCGATACCCATCACCTTGCCGTAACCCTCGCAGGTGGGGCAGGCTCCGTAGCTGTTGTTGTAATTAAAAAGTTGCGGTGTCGGTTCGAGGAAGGATTCTCCATCCAGCTCAAACCGATTGTTGAAAGGGTGGATGTTTTCACCGATTTTGATCCAGCAGTCGCCTTCACTTTCGTAAAAAGCGGTTTGAACGGAGTCTGCCAATCGGCTGTTCAAGTCATCGTCGTTGTATTTTACGACAATCCGGTCGACCAGGATCATGTATTGCTGGGGCTCTATTTCATCCAGTGTCAGATCCAGTTCTTCGTGGGCTTCTTCGAGAAACTGATCTACGCGGATGATGTCGTCCTGATGGAAGATCCGGGTGAATCCTTTTTGCATCAGGAGCGACAACTCATGGCGGAGGGTACGATCCAGGTATTTATTTTGCAATGGTGCCAGGATGACCACCTTCGTCTCTTCGGGCTGTTCCAGAATGAAATCCACTACATCGGAGATCTGATGTTTTTTGACCTCTTCGCCGGTGACCGGTGAATAGGTTTTACCGATGCGGGCAAACAACAATCGCAGGTAATCGTAAATCTCGGTCATGGTACCTACGGTGGACCGGGGATTTTGAGTACTCACCCGTTGTTCGATGGCAATTGCCGGACAAATACCCTTTATGAAGTCCACATCCGGCTTTTTCATCCGCATCATGAACTGCCGGGCATAAGATGAGAGGCTTTCGACATAGCGTCGTTGCCCTTCGGCATAGAGGGTATCCATGATCAGCGAGCTCTTTCCCGATCCCGACATACCCGTTACGACAACCAGCAGATCCTTGGGTATGCGTACTTCTATGTCCTTTAGGTTATTGGATCGCGCGCCTTTGATGTGGATTTCCTGGGGTGTTTCAATGTCTGTGACTAAAAAAGTTTCCTCCAGTAGATGCGGTTTCATGAAAATTGGACCGGTTTTTGATTACTTATATTATAAGTATTTGAAAGGTGAAGCCAATGAGCTAAGATAGAATTAGTAATTGGGTTCATGCAAGCAAACCCAGTAATCGCCGGGAAAGTTTAAAAAAATTTACACGAGCACGGTTACTATTGCCAAACTTTCATATATTTGGTGCGAAAGTCTTAATTATATCACAAAACGTAGTAAGTATCGACTAATACCTTTACGCTAAAATTTCTGATTGATAACCGACCAAAAGATTTTAGTTATGAAGGTATTACCGATGAGTGATCAAGAATTGATTAATTGCTACTTAGAAGGTGACGAGAAGGCTTTCGAGACTCTCCTTAACAGACACAAGACCAAAATTTACACGTCGATTTACCTGTTCGTGAAAGATTCTGAGCAAGCCGAAGATATCTTTCAGGAAGTGTTTATCAAGATCATTGATACCATTCGTAGAGGTAAATACAACCACGAAGGTAAATTCCTGCAGTGGGCAATGCGTATCTCGTACAACATGTGCGTGGATCAATTCAGAAGATCCAAGCGGAGAACCAATGTTTCACTGTCAGACGAATTTGACATTTTTGACGTAATACCTGCAAGCGATTCCAACATGGAACAGAGCATGATCCAGACGCAGACCAATGATAAGGTGCGTAAGTTGATCGATCTGTTACCTGATGAGCAAAGGGAAGTGGTCATCTTACGCCACTATGCAGACATGAGTTTTAAGGAGATCGCCTCATTGACCCGGGTAAGTATCAACACAGCCCTGGGCCGGATGCGCTATGCACTGATCAACTTGCGCAAGTTGATCGAAGAAAAAGAACTGATCCTCCAGTAATGGAGGTGCAGATAAATGAAATAACCCTAGCACTTTTATAAGCGGTTATCATCATCTCTTTGGGCGTTAAAGGTGCGGCTTGAAGTAGCTGCACCTTCTTTTTTTGGTACCGGATCATAACCGTGACCACCCCATGGATGACATCGCGATATCCGTTTCATCCCCAGCCACATCCCTTTAATTACACCCCACTCCTGGATAGCTTCAACAGTATAATGTGAACAGGTAGGCGTATACCGGCAATTCTGACCCAGCCAGGGAGATATCAGCAATTGATACATCCGGATCGGGAAAATGAATATTTTCTTGAACATGTTAAAAGTGGATTTCTACCGTCTTCTGTTTCGGCTCAAATAAATGGTAAGTACGCTTCCCCTGCGGGTCCATCACCATCAGAATATTACGTTGATCATCGTATAGTTCCATTAAGACATCATAGCGCACGGACAAATCATTCACCGAGGCTATTCCCGGAATCTCAAGATAGATCCAAACGGCCTGATAGTCCGGCGTAGGTTCCTTGCCAACCCAATCGAAAGTTCTGGGTTCACCGTCTACGGTGAGCTGGAGGTGGGCGGAAAGATAATCGTAGATCCACTGGGTGGCTTCATCCTTCTCATGTTCGGTGGAGATCTTCAGGTCTGTGGCACCGTTCATCGCTTCAATTCCCCGCTCCAGGTCGTCTGTAAAGATGTGCAGACTCATCTGGATGGCCTGATCTTCGGAATTATAAGCCAATTCTGTCTTGGAAATATGCAGGTCGTGAAATGATGATAACGGTAAAGGACGGGGAACCCACCATCCGGTAATCACGCTGAATAAAAGTAAAGGCACATTCATATACCTTATAAGTTTCCCGGTTAAGAATTAGTTTCCAATCAAAGCTTCAAAGGTCTCCAGCATCAGGATAAACGCAATGCCGGCGGTGGCTCCGGAGATCACCTGCGTCCAGTCTTTTTTATTGACCTGCAATCGGTTAAGGAACAGATAGGACAATAACAAGATTACACTCACGATCATCAGCTGACCTACTTCGATACCCACATTGAATGCGAAAAGTGGTTTTACCACACTCTCTTCCTGGCCCATTAAGCTCCGGAAATAGTTGGAGAAACCCATCCCATGAATCAGCCCAAAGAAAAGAGCCATAAAATAATTCAATGTAATCCGATGGACATCTTGTGAACTGGGTTTGCGGGCTATGTTGTAAACACTGGTGATGAAAATGGTTACCGGGATCAGGAATTCGATCAAAGCACTGGGGACCTTGATGACACTGAGTGCAGCCAAAGCCAGGGTGATGGAGTGGCCTATCGTGAATGCGGTAACCAGGATGGCCACCTGCCTCCATTGATTAAGACTGTAGATGGCACAAAGTGCTATGATAAATACGATGTGGTCGTAAGCGTGGATATCCGCGATGTGATCAAGACCTAACCGTAAGTAAAACAAAAATGCACTTTCCACGCGAATCCCTTTTCAAAGCGAAGATACCGGCGGGACCATGACCATAAAGACCGTGGTTCCGCCAGCTTATATTAAGATCAATAGCGGTAATAATCCGGTTTAAAGGGACCTTCCGGAGTTACCCCGATGTATTCTGCCTGGTCCGGACTGAGCACGTCCAATTCAACCCCGATTTTAGCGAGGTGTAGGTTGGCTACTTTTTCGTCCAGATGTTTTGGTAGGGTGTACACCTTATTCTCATACTGATCGTGATGTTTCCACAATTCGATCTGAGCCAGTACCTGATTGGTAAAGGAATTGGACATCACAAAACTGGGGTGGCCGGTGGCGCAGCCCAGGTTCACCAGACGACCTTCAGCAAGTACGATGATATCATTTCCGTCAATGGTGTATTTATCCACCTGTGGTTTGATGGTATCTTTGGTCTTGCCGTAGTTTTTGTTCAACCAGGCCATATCCAGTTCGTTATCAAAATGACCGATGTTACACACGATGGTTTTGTCTTTCAGCAGGCGGAAGTGTTCTTCGGCCAGCACTTTTTTGCAACCAGTGGCGGTGATGATGATGTTGGCTTCCGGTGCTGCGTTGACCATTTTCTTGACTTCATAACCGTCCATTGCTGCCTGTAGTGCACAGATCGGGTCAATTTCGGTGACGATAACCCGGCATCCGGCGCCACGAAGTGAAGCGGCGGTACCTTTGCCGACATCGCCATATCCTGCAACAACGGCTACTTTCCCGGCCATCATGATGTCCGTTGCCCTGCGGATGGCATCCACCGCACTTTCCCGGCATCCGTATTTGTTGTCAAATTTCGACTTGGTTACACTGTCGTTTACGTTGATAGCAGGCATGGACAGGGTTCCTTTCTTTTCACGCTCATACAGGCGATGTACGCCGGTGGTGGTTTCCTCGCTGATGCCGCGGACATTCCGTACCAATTCGGGATAGCGGTCAAGAACGACATTGGTCAGGTCTCCTCCATCATCAAGGATCATATTGAGCGGCTTGCCGTCTTTGAAGGCAAACAGGGTTTGCTCGATACACCACTCGTATTCTTCTTCGGTCATGCCTTTCCAGGCAAAGACAGGAACGCCGGTTGCAGCAATGGCGGCAGCGGCATGATCCTGAGTGCTGAAAATATTGCAGGATGACCAGCTTACTTCCGCGCCCAGTTCAACGAGGGTCTCGATGAGTACGGCAGTTTGAATGGTCATATGCAGGCAGCCGGCGATGCGTGCCCCAGTCAGTGGTTTGCTCGAACCAAATTCCTCTCTGAGCGAAATCAGTCCGGGCATCTCGGCTTCAGCAAGTTCTATCTCTTTGCGACCCCAGCCTGCCAGGTTCAGGTCTTTTACTTTGTAAGCCGGTTTTTGTTCTATAGTTTGCATACAGTGTTATTTAAAATCATCGGTTTTTAAAAGATGGCGCAAGATACGAAGTTCAGTAGTTATCGTCAATTACCTGCCGGTAAAGATGGTTCCATTGATCAGCGACTCCGGCGGGATCAAACCGGGCGAGGTGTTTCCTTTTCTGTTCATCGTAATCAGGATCCGGTTTTGCATTCAGGGCATACAAGGTTGCCTCGGCGAGTTCACCAGGGTCCCTGCCACTGACATAATGGGCCAGCTCTCCTCCTGCCTCCGGTAATGAACTCTCACGGGTGGTGATGACAGGAACATCAAGTACAATGCTTTCCAGTACCGGAAGCCCAAATCCTTCATAGAGGGAAGGATAGATCACCGCCGACGCGCCCTTCATGATGAGGGGAACCTGATCGGGGGCTATGTGCCCCAGCCAGATCACCTGCCCTTGTAACCCATGAGTGTTAGCGTATTCACGGCATTTGCGTTCGTATTGTTTTCCTTTGCCCACGATGACCAGTGGGATATCCAGCTTGCGGTTAACATGCAATGCCTGGAGGACCAGCAGGGCATTTTTGCGATGGGAAAGCGCCCCTACATAAAGCAGGTATATTTCCGGCAGTTGGTATTGTGAACGCATTGCTGCTACAGCTTCCGTGGAAGGGGTATTCCTGAAGATAGGGAGGACGGACTGATGGATAACCCGGATGCGTTCCGGAGATACCGGGAAATGGGTGAGGATATCCTGCCTTGTATGCTCGCTGATGGCTACGATCTGGTCGGCATTTTTCAATGCATACTGCACTTTTCGTTCATAGGTGATCCGGTCAGGCAATGGAAAATCCTGAGGGAAATGCCGGTAGATCAGATCGTGGATGGTAACTACTTTTTTGACATTACTCCGGTCGATGGTAAATGGCAGTTCATGGCTCAGCCCGTGGTACAACTGCAATTCCGCAGGAAAACTCGACGGCAGCGAAAACGATCTCCACCACCAGGTCTTCCTGGCCGGATAATGCGTTTGGAACGGAGAAATTAAAAAAGGCCGGGACCAGGGATGATGTGATATGGAAGGTGAAAATAAATGATAGGCGTTCTCCGGATGATGGGTGCTCAGATCACGGAGCAATGTCCGGCTGTAGTTACCCAGACCGCTGGTATTGTGAAACAAACGTTTGGCATCAAAACCAAGGATCATAGACAGGACTTAATTCCAATTTCCATCGAAAGGTAAGGTCTTAAAAAGAACATTGGGCTACAGGAAACGGATCCAATAGCCCAATGAATACAAATTTCAAACAAATTCGATTCTTATTTTAACCCCAACTGCACCGGAACGACTGTTTTGTCCCAGATAAACTGCAGGGTTGCTGAATTATCCCGCAAATCATTCAAGGTAATCAGGAAACTTTCGCAGGAGACATTCATCATTTCCGGTTTTACCATGACACTTAAATCCGGAGTCTTTTCCATGTAAGCGTTGAATCCGCTTTCATTGTACTTGTAGAAATTGACGGTCCACTGAGAAGCTGTCGGGCTGGTCAGGATTGCATAGGATCCAGCCGGCAAAGATTTGCCTTCAACCATCACATCTTTGCTGAAAGTGATCTTGGTGGCGCTATTGGCACCGGTACGCCACAGCTTACCATAAGGTACCAGTCCATCAGCAGCAAATATCGTCCGGTCTTTAACTCCGGGACGTGAATATTCGATGGTGATATCGGTGGTTCCGGCCTTCTGCTCTACTTTAGAAGTCGGACTGGGCATTGCCTTGTCCTGCGCTTGAGCCGGTGTGAGATAGGCCATCAGGGCCAGGGCAAATAGAAAGACTAATTTCTTCATGTTCTTTTCTTTTGTTAACAGGTTAAAGTTGTGATAGTTAACTCAAAAGCGAACGAATGGTTTGCCGGTT encodes the following:
- a CDS encoding alcohol dehydrogenase catalytic domain-containing protein produces the protein MRALTLHRPEDIHFESVPDPEILDPGDVIVQVTDTAICGSDLHVYFGREKGLDAGTTMGHEFTGIIVARGKGVTTLREGMRVISPFTTSCGTCYYCRIGLTARCTRGQLFGWVAAGNGLQGGQAELVRVPLAESTLIPVPGDLGPETSLLLGDILATGYQGAVRLGSGVLNHVGVIGFGPVGMMAWQVLKRMRYERVTVFETDPGRRHYASQLGADVINPAEGAQLQEWLINQPGGGIDGVVEAVGGASAQQLAFNLVRAGGIISSVGVHTQPQFSFSPVDAYDKNITYHSGRCSARQHIPDLLQLLDAGWELISPFTDVFALSDGAAAYQRFAQRTPGCMKVLLKP
- a CDS encoding MBL fold metallo-hydrolase, producing MKRRSFLVQGALATMVPTLGRATWLRSLFAEYQMRPLRENVGVFTESGGTILWYVTEDHIAVVDTQFPEPAAHVIAEIKKMQDRPIDLLINTHHHGDHTSGNITFKDLAAKLVAHENSKANQQRVAEENGKMDQQWLPTETFTTNWETSLGDENIQMYYFGPGHTNGDAMIHFTNANIVHMGDLVFNRRFPFIDKSAGASISNWISVLDNALDTFDRDTLFVFGHSGEDYDITGKKEELQAMQGYLSALLSFMEKEIAAGKSKDEIAQATEIPGAPEWKGSGLSRSIDAAWIELVEKK
- the uvrA gene encoding excinuclease ABC subunit UvrA translates to MKPHLLEETFLVTDIETPQEIHIKGARSNNLKDIEVRIPKDLLVVVTGMSGSGKSSLIMDTLYAEGQRRYVESLSSYARQFMMRMKKPDVDFIKGICPAIAIEQRVSTQNPRSTVGTMTEIYDYLRLLFARIGKTYSPVTGEEVKKHQISDVVDFILEQPEETKVVILAPLQNKYLDRTLRHELSLLMQKGFTRIFHQDDIIRVDQFLEEAHEELDLTLDEIEPQQYMILVDRIVVKYNDDDLNSRLADSVQTAFYESEGDCWIKIGENIHPFNNRFELDGESFLEPTPQLFNYNNSYGACPTCEGYGKVMGIDEEKVIPDPSKSVYEGAVACWSGEKSSRWLDRFIDHVDDDFPIHRPYQDLTAKQKELLWEGNTRVQGIHDFFHELEENLYKIQNRVLLARYRGKTTCHTCKGARLRKEALYILVAGKNIHDLVMMPIDQLVAFFTSHTWFDREIKIARRILLEIESRLKIMDQIGLGYLTLDRLAATLSGGETQRIHLTRTLGSNLTNSLYILDEPSIGLHPKDTEKLVEVLKSLRDLGNTVVVVEHEEEVIRNADYILDIGPEAGIHGGEVVFAGPYREFLNKAPNSLTAQYLTGKMQIALPNRRRHSANKITIKGARHHNLKNIDVTIPLQSLTVVSGVSGSGKTTLIKHILHPALVRQFGEPIPSNPGRHGSIEGDLQVIHQVELINQNPIGKSSRSNPITYVKAYDSIRNLMSKQPLSKMRGFKPGHFSFNTDGGRCDTCKGEGEIIVEMQFLADVRLTCEDCKGQRFKQEVLDVEYKGKNIFDILELSIEEALVFFASQKDIVNKIQPLADVGLGYVKLGQSSSTLSGGEAQRVKLASYLNKDQSNQSILFIFDEPTTGLHFHDINKLLYALNALVENGHTVVVVEHNLEVIKTADWLIDLGPGGGIDGGYLVYQGPPEGILEVESSHTGRFLSEKLLT
- a CDS encoding sigma-70 family RNA polymerase sigma factor — translated: MKVLPMSDQELINCYLEGDEKAFETLLNRHKTKIYTSIYLFVKDSEQAEDIFQEVFIKIIDTIRRGKYNHEGKFLQWAMRISYNMCVDQFRRSKRRTNVSLSDEFDIFDVIPASDSNMEQSMIQTQTNDKVRKLIDLLPDEQREVVILRHYADMSFKEIASLTRVSINTALGRMRYALINLRKLIEEKELILQ
- the yidD gene encoding membrane protein insertion efficiency factor YidD; its protein translation is MFKKIFIFPIRMYQLLISPWLGQNCRYTPTCSHYTVEAIQEWGVIKGMWLGMKRISRCHPWGGHGYDPVPKKEGAATSSRTFNAQRDDDNRL
- a CDS encoding HupE/UreJ family protein yields the protein MESAFLFYLRLGLDHIADIHAYDHIVFIIALCAIYSLNQWRQVAILVTAFTIGHSITLALAALSVIKVPSALIEFLIPVTIFITSVYNIARKPSSQDVHRITLNYFMALFFGLIHGMGFSNYFRSLMGQEESVVKPLFAFNVGIEVGQLMIVSVILLLSYLFLNRLQVNKKDWTQVISGATAGIAFILMLETFEALIGN
- a CDS encoding adenosylhomocysteinase codes for the protein MQTIEQKPAYKVKDLNLAGWGRKEIELAEAEMPGLISLREEFGSSKPLTGARIAGCLHMTIQTAVLIETLVELGAEVSWSSCNIFSTQDHAAAAIAATGVPVFAWKGMTEEEYEWCIEQTLFAFKDGKPLNMILDDGGDLTNVVLDRYPELVRNVRGISEETTTGVHRLYEREKKGTLSMPAINVNDSVTKSKFDNKYGCRESAVDAIRRATDIMMAGKVAVVAGYGDVGKGTAASLRGAGCRVIVTEIDPICALQAAMDGYEVKKMVNAAPEANIIITATGCKKVLAEEHFRLLKDKTIVCNIGHFDNELDMAWLNKNYGKTKDTIKPQVDKYTIDGNDIIVLAEGRLVNLGCATGHPSFVMSNSFTNQVLAQIELWKHHDQYENKVYTLPKHLDEKVANLHLAKIGVELDVLSPDQAEYIGVTPEGPFKPDYYRY
- a CDS encoding glycosyltransferase family 4 protein produces the protein MILGFDAKRLFHNTSGLGNYSRTLLRDLSTHHPENAYHLFSPSISHHPWSRPFLISPFQTHYPARKTWWWRSFSLPSSFPAELQLYHGLSHELPFTIDRSNVKKVVTIHDLIYRHFPQDFPLPDRITYERKVQYALKNADQIVAISEHTRQDILTHFPVSPERIRVIHQSVLPIFRNTPSTEAVAAMRSQYQLPEIYLLYVGALSHRKNALLVLQALHVNRKLDIPLVIVGKGKQYERKCREYANTHGLQGQVIWLGHIAPDQVPLIMKGASAVIYPSLYEGFGLPVLESIVLDVPVITTRESSLPEAGGELAHYVSGRDPGELAEATLYALNAKPDPDYDEQKRKHLARFDPAGVADQWNHLYRQVIDDNY
- a CDS encoding DUF2911 domain-containing protein, with the translated sequence MKKLVFLFALALMAYLTPAQAQDKAMPSPTSKVEQKAGTTDITIEYSRPGVKDRTIFAADGLVPYGKLWRTGANSATKITFSKDVMVEGKSLPAGSYAILTSPTASQWTVNFYKYNESGFNAYMEKTPDLSVMVKPEMMNVSCESFLITLNDLRDNSATLQFIWDKTVVPVQLGLK